A genomic region of Bacteroidales bacterium contains the following coding sequences:
- a CDS encoding DUF1573 domain-containing protein: MKRTFFSLFLFIAATLSVSAQNKGAFITTKPDTVKMGEIGLNDLSDENGKIQISVINTGNQPLILNEVAGCCGTNIKEWPKAPILPGKSGLIKVEFRIEPRPQVISRSVTIKSNATNSKIIKIPIEGVIIKSTDKNEINL, encoded by the coding sequence ATGAAACGAACTTTTTTCTCACTATTTCTTTTTATTGCAGCAACACTTTCAGTTTCTGCCCAAAATAAAGGCGCATTCATTACTACTAAGCCAGATACGGTTAAAATGGGTGAAATAGGCTTAAACGATCTGTCGGATGAGAATGGAAAGATTCAAATTTCGGTTATAAATACTGGAAATCAACCGCTAATCCTTAATGAAGTAGCTGGGTGTTGCGGAACAAATATTAAGGAATGGCCAAAAGCGCCAATTCTCCCTGGAAAATCGGGTTTAATTAAAGTGGAATTCAGGATTGAACCACGCCCGCAGGTTATCAGCCGTAGCGTTACCATTAAATCCAATGCTACTAATTCAAAGATTATTAAGATTCCAATCGAGGGGGTTATTATTAAATCAACCGACAAAAACGAGATTAATCTATAG
- a CDS encoding endonuclease domain-containing protein: protein MTTKLNNLPYLKDTRRHLRRNMTEAELVLWEVLKDKKLCGRKFRRQHSIGYYIADFYCSSEKLIIELDGQQHFTQEGIAKDIDRDTHLALMDKKVLRFENKEVINNLTGVLKQIKSEFK, encoded by the coding sequence ATGACTACTAAACTCAATAACTTGCCATATTTAAAGGACACTCGCCGTCATTTGCGAAGGAATATGACTGAGGCGGAACTTGTTTTATGGGAGGTATTAAAAGATAAGAAGTTGTGTGGGCGAAAATTCAGAAGACAACATAGTATTGGTTATTATATAGCTGATTTTTATTGTTCATCAGAGAAGTTAATTATAGAGTTAGATGGACAGCAACATTTTACACAGGAGGGGATAGCAAAAGATATTGACCGGGATACACACCTTGCGTTAATGGATAAAAAGGTTTTAAGATTCGAGAACAAAGAAGTTATTAATAACCTTACTGGTGTACTAAAGCAAATAAAATCAGAATTTAAGTAA